CGCGGATCGCCACAAAAGCGCGGCGTCTGCACGAAAGTGACCACCATGACGCCGAAGAAGCCTAACTCGGCGCTGCGGAAAATCGCTCGCGTGCGGCTCTCCAACGGCCTTGAGGTGACGGCATACATTCCCGGTGAGGGTCACAATCTGCAAGAACACTCGGTTGTGCTGATCCGCGGCGGTCGTGTGAAGGATTTGCCCGGTGTGCGCTACCACATCGTTCGCGGTACGCTTGATACCCAGGGTGTGAATGGGCGCAAGCAGGGTCGCAGTAAGTACGGTACGAAGAAGAACCAGCCGGTTGGCAAGGGTGGTGGTAAGAAGTAGGAGAGGTGCGTTATGCCCCGTCGCGGTAATATTGAACGACGACCAATTCCACCTGATGCACGCTACAATAGCGTTCTCGTTCAGAAATTTATTAATAAAGTCATGGAGCGCGGCAAGAAGAGTCTTGCCGAGCGCATCGTGTATCAGGCGCTTGATCTGGCTGCCGAGCGGCTTAAGAAGCCGCAAATGGAGATTTTTGAGCAGGCGCTGCGGAATGCCAGCCCTTCAATTGAAGTGCGACCGAAGCGCGTTGGCGGTGCTACCTACCAGGTGCCGGTTGAAGTTAAGAGCGACCGTCGCTATTCGCTGGCTATGCGCTGGCTGTTGATGTCGGCTCGTGCTCGCACCGGTAAGCCGATGGTTGAACGCCTCGCTGCCGAGTTGATCGATGCCTATAACAATACCGGTACGACGATTAAGCGTAAGGAAGATGTCCATCGCATGGCGGAAGCCAACCGTGCTTTCGCTCACTATGGCCGGCTCTAATCCCGGCTATCGGCAAGATGTTTATGGCAACTACGGTTGCCTCACGTTAGGAGTATGTGACGGGTATGCCACGTCAGATCGAACTCGACAAGGTACGCAATATCGGCATTATCGCCCATATTGACGCGGGTAAGACCACAACGACCGAGCGGATTCTGTTTTATACCGGCCGCACGTATAAGATCGGTGAGGTTCACGAAGGTACCGCGACAATGGACTGGATGCCGCAGGAGCAGGAGCGCGGGATTACGATTACCGCCGCTGCGACGACTGCGCCCTGGCGCCTGGACGGCGTAGAGTATCGGATTAACATTATCGATACTCCCGGCCACGTCGATTTTACTGTAGAGGTGGAACGATCACTGCGCGTGCTCGATGGCGGCGTCGTCGTGTTCGACGGCGTGGCTGGTGTTGAACCTCAATCAGAAACGGTTTGGCGACAGGCCGATAAATACAATGTGCCGCGCATCTGTTTTGTTAACAAGATGGATCGCGTCGGTGCCAGCTTCGAGCGCTGTGTGCAGATGATTAAGGATCGCCTCGGCGCGAAGCCGGCTATCGTCCAGTTGCCGATTGGGGTTGAGGACTCGTTCCGCGGCACCATCGACCTCTTCAAGATGAAGGCCACGGTCTATTACGATGACCTTGGTAAGGATATTCGCGAAGAGGAGATCCCTGCCGAACTGCGCCCCGCTGCCGAGCAGGCTCGCAATGAGTTGATCGAGATGATCGCCGAAACCGACGATGAGTTGACGCTGCTCTACCTCGAAGGGCAGGAGTTGACCGTCGAAGAGCTGAAGCGCGGTCTGCGCAAGGCGACTATCGAGCGCAAGCTGGTGCCGGTGCTCTGTGGTGCGGCGTTGCGTAATAAAGGTGTGCAGAAGCTGCTTGATGCAGTGGTTGAATATCTGCCGTCGCCGCTCGACCGCCCGGCTATTACCGGTACGCTCCCCGGTCAGGTGATGGGTGATGAAGGGGTTGAGGTTATTACTCGCCCGGTCAGTGACGACGCACCATTCACGGCGCTCGTTTTCAAGATTGTCGCCGATCCGTATGTTGGGAAGCTGGCCTACTTCCGCGTCTACGCCGGTAAAATCACCAAGGGTTCTTACGTCCTGAATTCGACCCGCAATCAGCGTGAGCGCCTTGGCCGTATCCTGCGCATGCATGCCAACCATCGCGAGGATATTGAAGAGGTGTATGCCGGCGAAATTGCCGCAATGGTCGGCCCGAAGAATTCATACACCGGTGATACAATCTGTGACCCCGACCATCCGATTGTGCTCGAAAGCATCCGCTTCCCTGAACCGGTGATTGAGCTGGCTGTCGAGCCGAAGACGAAGGCCGATCAGGATAAGATGTCGATTGCTCTCAGCCGCCTGGCTGAAGAGGACCCGACCTTCCGTGTCTACACCGATCCGGAGACCGGTCAGACGATTATCAAGGGTATGGGCGAGCTTCACCTCGAAGTGATCCTTGACCGGATGCGCCGTGAATACAAGGTCGAGGCGAATCAGGGTAAGCCGCAGGTCTCTTA
This genomic window from Chloroflexus aurantiacus J-10-fl contains:
- the rpsL gene encoding 30S ribosomal protein S12, whose protein sequence is MPTINQLVRKPRKPVVKKTKAPALRFTYNSLKGKLTRGRGSPQKRGVCTKVTTMTPKKPNSALRKIARVRLSNGLEVTAYIPGEGHNLQEHSVVLIRGGRVKDLPGVRYHIVRGTLDTQGVNGRKQGRSKYGTKKNQPVGKGGGKK
- the rpsG gene encoding 30S ribosomal protein S7; this encodes MPRRGNIERRPIPPDARYNSVLVQKFINKVMERGKKSLAERIVYQALDLAAERLKKPQMEIFEQALRNASPSIEVRPKRVGGATYQVPVEVKSDRRYSLAMRWLLMSARARTGKPMVERLAAELIDAYNNTGTTIKRKEDVHRMAEANRAFAHYGRL
- the fusA gene encoding elongation factor G — its product is MPRQIELDKVRNIGIIAHIDAGKTTTTERILFYTGRTYKIGEVHEGTATMDWMPQEQERGITITAAATTAPWRLDGVEYRINIIDTPGHVDFTVEVERSLRVLDGGVVVFDGVAGVEPQSETVWRQADKYNVPRICFVNKMDRVGASFERCVQMIKDRLGAKPAIVQLPIGVEDSFRGTIDLFKMKATVYYDDLGKDIREEEIPAELRPAAEQARNELIEMIAETDDELTLLYLEGQELTVEELKRGLRKATIERKLVPVLCGAALRNKGVQKLLDAVVEYLPSPLDRPAITGTLPGQVMGDEGVEVITRPVSDDAPFTALVFKIVADPYVGKLAYFRVYAGKITKGSYVLNSTRNQRERLGRILRMHANHREDIEEVYAGEIAAMVGPKNSYTGDTICDPDHPIVLESIRFPEPVIELAVEPKTKADQDKMSIALSRLAEEDPTFRVYTDPETGQTIIKGMGELHLEVILDRMRREYKVEANQGKPQVSYRETITIPVDQETRFVRQTGGKGQYGHVKIKFEPLPPGSGFEFVNAIVGGVIPKEYIPAVEQGLREAMQTGVIAGYPVVDVKATLYDGSYHEVDSSEMAFKIAASMCLKDAVRRGKPQLLEPIMKVETVTPEEFLGTVIGDFNSRRGRIEGMEARGNAQVVRAFVPLANMFGYMTDLRSATQGRATSSMEFDHYEPLPEALAKEIIEKRSAN